Sequence from the Aerococcus tenax genome:
GTATGCTTGCCTTTGTTTTGGCAGCACAATTCCAGTATTCCGTTTTAGCCGGGATTTTAACCATGGCAATCATGGTCTTACCCTTAATTATCCGTAATACCGAAGAAGGTTTAATGTCAGTTAACGATAGTTTACGCTTTGCCTCATATGGCTTAGGGGCAGGCAAGTTACGGACCATCTTTAGGATCGTTTTACCAGTGGCTATGCCAGGGATCTTATCAGGGGTTATCTTGGCTATTGGGCGTATCGTAGGTGAAACGGCAGCTCTTATGTATACCTTAGGGACTTCGACTAGCTTACCAAAATCACTCTTTTCATCCGGGAGAACCTTAGCCTTACATATGTACGTGCTTTCCACTGAAGGCTTACACCGTAACGAAGCGATGGCAACGGGTGTGGTATTGCTGATCTTAGTTTTAATTATTAACGGAACATCAACATGGCTATCCAATAAATTGGGAGCACAAGGAGGACAACAATAAAATGGCTGAACAAACAAAAACGCCGATGAAATTAAAGATGAGTGCCCATAATATGGACCTCTGGTATGGTAATTTCCAGGCTTTGGAAGATATTGATATTGAAATTTATGAAAAACAAGTGACTGCTCTGATCGGACCTTCTGGATCAGGGAAATCCACCTTTCTTAAATCTTTAAACCGTATGAATGACCTGGTTGATGGTTGCCGGATTGACGGGACCATTGAATTAGAAGGTAAAAATATTTACGATAAAAATATCAACCTTAATCTTTTACGTAAGGAAGTAGGAATGGTTTTCCAACAACCTAACCCTTTCCCAATGAGTATTTATGATAACGTGGCTTACGGCCCTCGTACCCACGGTATCCGTGATAAAAATGAACTTGATCAAATTGTGGAAGAATCCTTACGTGGTGCAGCTATTTGGGACGAAGTCAAGGATGACTTGTCTAAGAGTGGTTTAGCTATTTCTGGTGGGCAACAACAACGGGTATGTATTGCGCGTGCCTTAGCCGTTAAACCAGAAGTCTTACTCATGGACGAACCCACTTCAGCCTTGGACCCAATATCCACTTTGAAGATTGAAGACTTAATTAATGATCTTAAAGAAGAATATACCATTGTCATCGTGACCCATAACATGCAACAAGCTGCCCGGGTATCCGACTATACTGCCTTCTTCTATGCTGATCCCGAATTAGGCGGTGGCCATTCTAGAATTATCGAGTATGGCCCAACGGAACAAATCTTCAACAATCCCCAACAAGAACAAACTGCCGACTATGTGGCTGGTCGTTTTGGTTAGTGGAACTTGCCTTTTTACAATTGAAAAGAAGTTTTCAGGACTTGGTTAAGGCCAGGTCCTCTTTTTTTAGAAATAGAAAATAATTGAAAAATTGTCTTATTACTTGGAGAAAAAGCTAGCTTATTAGAAGTATTAGGCGTACAATTCATAGTTATTGAGAGTGAATATATGCGCTAGCCGGAAATAATGGCTTAGCGAGTTAAGGAGGATGTTGATGGAAGCAGAAGCTAGAATCCAGGCGATGGAAAGCCATGCCGATCAAGTGGCCACTTTACTTACTGATTTTTCTAAGTCCCTAGAGGCATATGCTAAGGGCCAAGCTGCCGTAAATAAACTTAGCGATTATTATGGGAGTGAAGAATGGTATCGTGATTTTGAGGCTTCTAACCAGGGAGCTCTTCCTAGTGACTTAAAATGTGGTGTGCTTTCTGAGGATCAAGTCTATAATTTACTTACAGATAATTATGAATTAGCTATTCGTATGCTAGAAATAGCCACACAAGTTATTAAAAATTATTAAGAATAAAGAGGGTAGTCATGTTAAATTTCTTTAAGCGCTTAAATGTTTCTCAAAAGATTGCTTTTTCTTTCATGAGTGTGATTTTAGTAGGGTCCTTACTCTTATCCCTACCGATCGCCCATACGGCGACTTCTACTGCAACTTATTTAGACCATTTGTTTATTTCGGTATCAGCCGTTTGTGTGACTGGTTTATGGACCGAATCCATTTATGATTCGTATAATATTATCGGACAAATGGTGATGCTAGCCCTGATCCAAACGGGTGGCTTAGGCTTGATGACCATTATTGGGTCCATCTACCATACCATTGGGCAAAATATTGGTTTGAAAAATCAAATAGCCACTGGCGCGGCCCTTAACCACAGTGAAAATTACAAAATTGGCGACTTCCTAACCCGAATTATTCGCTATACGGCGATTATTGAGGGGACTGGCTTTATCTTATTGTCGACCTACTTTGTGCCTCGCTTCGGCTGGGCTAAGGGGCTCTGGAATGGTCTCTTTACAGCCATCTCAGCTTTCTGTAATGCTGGTTTTGATATTATGGGAAACAATTCCCTAATTGACCTAAAGACAGTGCCGGTATTAAATTGGACCATCATGGCCCTCATTGTCCTGGGGGGAATTGGTTTCAGTGTTTGGTTTGATATTACTAATCAAATCAAAAATTATGCTAAAAAAAGTAATGGACGCAAACTGAGTTTTTATTTTAAACACTTAAGTCCCCACACCAAGTTAGTTCTTATCGTTACTAGCTTAGTTATTCTGACCGGAGCCTCTTTATTTTTACTAGTGGAGTGGAATAATCCTGGTACTATTGGGCCGTTATCGCTTGGAGATAAGATTATGACTGCCTTTTTCCAAACCATCACTATGCGTACTGCCGGCTTTGCTACCGTGGATTACACGGCCTGCCGCCCCGTGTCCTTATTGATCTTTGTTCTCACCATGTTCATTGGTGGGGGTGCCGGGGGTACTGCCGGTGGGTTAAAGGTAACCACCTTTGCCTTAACCATTATGTTAGCCTTGCGCGAGGTGCGGCAAATTAAGCATGTCAACTTTGACCGGCATACGATTCCAGATGCTGCGGTTCGTCAATCTTTTACCATAGCTTTAATGTATGTTAGTGCTCTCTTCATTGGGTCCGCCTTATTATTAACTTTTGATCCAGGCCAGCGCTATTTACACTTGTTATTTGAAGCCATTTCAGCCTTGGCGACAGTTGGGGTCTCTGCTGGCTTGACGCCTAACCTTTCCCTAGCTAGCCACATTGTTTTAATGCTATTAATGTTTGTTGGCCGGATAGGACCGATGACCATGGCTTTAAGTTTGAGACGGAATCGGAACAATTATGATATTCGCTATGCGAAGACCAATATTCTTATTGGATAGATTAGAAAGAAATAAAAAATAATAGGATAAGGGAGTCATTATGAGTAAAGCAAATCGTGTTATTGGTGTTATGGGCTTAGGCCTCTTTGGTTCTGCCTTGGTTAAGCGGCTAGCGACCAAGGGGATTGATGTGATTGCTTGTGACCGCATGGAAAAACATGTCAACGACTTGGAAGATTGTCTAACTATAGGTAGTGTAGGAGACTTTACCGACCTCGACTTTATGCGAGAAGCTGGTTTTGGAAATTGCGATATTATTGTGATTGGAACCGGGGAAAACCTCGAGGCTGCCGTTCTCGGTGTGATTAACTGCCAAGAATTAGGGGTCAACCATATTATCTGTAAGGCCAAGAACCAACGTTTTGCCCAAGCCTTGTTAGCGTTAGGGGTTTCGCGAGTGATTCTTCCTGAAGAGGAATCAGGCTACCATATTGCCGATGTTATCAGCCGCCAATCCATTGAAGACCTGATTAATCTGGATGAAGAAACCGCTATTGTTGAATTCCGGGCTCCGGAAAAATGGGTTAATGTCACTTTGGATGAATTAGATGTCAGACAGAAATACGATCTCAATATTATCGGAATCAGGAAACATTTAAAGGAAACCCTAAATACCCAATTCCAACCGGACTATCGTTTTGCTAAAGACGATATTATTGTGGCTGTAGCCAATAATGAAAAATTTGATCAAATTGATTACTTAGAACGTTTATAATAAGCAAAAAACAGGCCGCGGCCTGTTTTTTGTTTTTATTGATAATAGAGATTTTCATTAGGGAAGACGGGATCATTAGTGACATCGATACCTAAACTCTTTAAGGTTTTTTCATTGTCTTTAGTGAGTATGTAGGTTGAGTGAGCTTGGGTGCCGTCCAGGGCTTTTAATTGGTCATAAGCCATTTGGGCGGTTGGATTGGTTGACGCTGAAATAGCTAGGGCAATGAGTAGTTCATTAGCAGTTAGGATCGGTGTCCGGTCACTTAAAGGGCCAGTTTTGAGTTCTTGAATGGTTTGTAAAATGAGTGGTGATAGCAAGTTAATCGGGTCAGCGATGCCAGCCAGTACCTTTAAGCTATTTAGGATGACTGCACCTGAGGCGTCCATCAGGTCACTGCTACGTCCAGTAACAATTTGACCATCATCTAAAGCCAAGGCCATGACGGGTTGGTCTTCTTCGGAATTGAAGC
This genomic interval carries:
- the pstA gene encoding phosphate ABC transporter permease PstA; its protein translation is MADKLLRALTYLFTLFTFGWLFFIILYVLVKGVPYLSPELFAWNYTTENVSMMPSIITTIYIVLGSLLIAVPLGVFAGFYLVEYAGKNNKWVEAIRIATDTLTGVPSIVYGLFGMLAFVLAAQFQYSVLAGILTMAIMVLPLIIRNTEEGLMSVNDSLRFASYGLGAGKLRTIFRIVLPVAMPGILSGVILAIGRIVGETAALMYTLGTSTSLPKSLFSSGRTLALHMYVLSTEGLHRNEAMATGVVLLILVLIINGTSTWLSNKLGAQGGQQ
- the pstB gene encoding phosphate ABC transporter ATP-binding protein PstB, with translation MSAHNMDLWYGNFQALEDIDIEIYEKQVTALIGPSGSGKSTFLKSLNRMNDLVDGCRIDGTIELEGKNIYDKNINLNLLRKEVGMVFQQPNPFPMSIYDNVAYGPRTHGIRDKNELDQIVEESLRGAAIWDEVKDDLSKSGLAISGGQQQRVCIARALAVKPEVLLMDEPTSALDPISTLKIEDLINDLKEEYTIVIVTHNMQQAARVSDYTAFFYADPELGGGHSRIIEYGPTEQIFNNPQQEQTADYVAGRFG
- a CDS encoding DUF4298 domain-containing protein — its product is MEAEARIQAMESHADQVATLLTDFSKSLEAYAKGQAAVNKLSDYYGSEEWYRDFEASNQGALPSDLKCGVLSEDQVYNLLTDNYELAIRMLEIATQVIKNY
- a CDS encoding TrkH family potassium uptake protein, with product MLNFFKRLNVSQKIAFSFMSVILVGSLLLSLPIAHTATSTATYLDHLFISVSAVCVTGLWTESIYDSYNIIGQMVMLALIQTGGLGLMTIIGSIYHTIGQNIGLKNQIATGAALNHSENYKIGDFLTRIIRYTAIIEGTGFILLSTYFVPRFGWAKGLWNGLFTAISAFCNAGFDIMGNNSLIDLKTVPVLNWTIMALIVLGGIGFSVWFDITNQIKNYAKKSNGRKLSFYFKHLSPHTKLVLIVTSLVILTGASLFLLVEWNNPGTIGPLSLGDKIMTAFFQTITMRTAGFATVDYTACRPVSLLIFVLTMFIGGGAGGTAGGLKVTTFALTIMLALREVRQIKHVNFDRHTIPDAAVRQSFTIALMYVSALFIGSALLLTFDPGQRYLHLLFEAISALATVGVSAGLTPNLSLASHIVLMLLMFVGRIGPMTMALSLRRNRNNYDIRYAKTNILIG
- a CDS encoding potassium channel family protein; amino-acid sequence: MSKANRVIGVMGLGLFGSALVKRLATKGIDVIACDRMEKHVNDLEDCLTIGSVGDFTDLDFMREAGFGNCDIIVIGTGENLEAAVLGVINCQELGVNHIICKAKNQRFAQALLALGVSRVILPEEESGYHIADVISRQSIEDLINLDEETAIVEFRAPEKWVNVTLDELDVRQKYDLNIIGIRKHLKETLNTQFQPDYRFAKDDIIVAVANNEKFDQIDYLERL